One genomic segment of Candidatus Margulisiibacteriota bacterium includes these proteins:
- the rpsB gene encoding 30S ribosomal protein S2, protein MPVVTMKELLEAGVHFGHQSKRWNPKMQRYIYSARNGIHVIDLHKSIPLIEKAYEFVKNVSAQGTILFVGTKKQAQEAIEEETKRCGMFYVNQRWMGGTLTNFKTLKKNIARLNDIEKMREDGTCDRLPKKEVVLMDREHRKLVRGLGGIRLMVQLPSAVFIVDLIKEQTALKEAQRLGIPVVAIVDTNTDPDGIDYPIPANDDAIRSIKLITSIIASAVIAGREIAKPVEASAEGGEEIAAPLEVEETEALTMEQHLEETVLAGVIVPKEEEEEPAAKRTGF, encoded by the coding sequence ATGCCTGTCGTTACTATGAAGGAACTGCTCGAGGCCGGGGTCCATTTCGGCCACCAGAGCAAGCGTTGGAACCCCAAGATGCAGCGGTATATCTATTCGGCCCGGAACGGGATCCACGTCATTGACCTGCACAAGAGCATCCCGCTGATCGAAAAAGCCTACGAATTCGTCAAGAACGTCTCCGCCCAGGGAACGATCCTCTTCGTCGGGACCAAGAAACAGGCCCAGGAAGCGATCGAGGAAGAGACCAAACGCTGCGGCATGTTCTACGTCAACCAGCGCTGGATGGGCGGCACCCTGACCAACTTCAAGACCCTGAAAAAGAACATCGCCCGCCTCAACGACATCGAAAAGATGCGCGAGGACGGGACCTGCGACCGCCTGCCAAAGAAAGAGGTCGTCCTGATGGACCGCGAGCACCGCAAGCTGGTCCGCGGCCTCGGCGGCATCCGCCTGATGGTCCAGCTCCCGTCGGCCGTCTTTATCGTCGACCTGATCAAGGAGCAGACCGCCCTGAAAGAGGCCCAGCGGCTCGGCATCCCGGTCGTCGCCATCGTCGACACCAATACCGACCCGGATGGGATCGACTACCCCATCCCGGCCAATGACGACGCCATCCGCTCGATCAAGCTGATCACCAGCATCATCGCTTCCGCCGTGATCGCCGGCCGCGAGATCGCCAAACCGGTCGAAGCCTCGGCCGAAGGGGGCGAAGAGATCGCCGCCCCGCTGGAAGTCGAAGAGACCGAAGCGCTGACCATGGAACAACACCTGGAAGAGACCGTGCTGGCCGGGGTCATCGTCCCCAAAGAGGAAGAAGAAGAACCGGCCGCCAAAAGGACCGGCTTCTAA
- the tsf gene encoding translation elongation factor Ts, translated as MPVTAEMIKQLREKTGCGMMDCKAALGETNGEFEAAIDLLRKKGLAAIARRAGRVAAEGLVESYIHVGGKLGVLIEVNCETDFVARSADFQAFVKDLCLQIAASNPQYVTRDEVPDGIVDHEKEIITSQAKTEGKPEKALEKIAEGRLEKFYSEVCLLDQPFIRDPKVAIKDLLGGLSAKIGENVVIRRFTRFQLGEKS; from the coding sequence ATGCCGGTCACCGCCGAGATGATCAAACAGCTCCGCGAGAAGACCGGCTGCGGCATGATGGATTGCAAGGCCGCGCTGGGCGAGACCAACGGTGAGTTTGAGGCCGCCATCGACCTCCTGCGCAAAAAGGGACTGGCCGCCATCGCCCGCCGGGCGGGACGCGTCGCCGCGGAAGGGCTGGTCGAATCCTATATTCATGTCGGCGGCAAGCTCGGCGTCCTGATCGAGGTCAATTGCGAGACCGATTTCGTCGCCCGCAGCGCCGATTTCCAGGCATTCGTCAAGGATCTCTGCCTGCAGATCGCCGCGTCGAATCCGCAATACGTCACCCGCGATGAAGTGCCGGATGGGATCGTCGACCACGAGAAAGAGATCATCACCAGCCAGGCCAAGACCGAAGGGAAGCCGGAAAAAGCGCTCGAGAAGATCGCCGAAGGACGGTTAGAGAAGTTCTATTCCGAGGTCTGCCTGCTCGACCAACCATTTATCAGAGACCCCAAGGTCGCGATCAAAGACCTCTTGGGCGGCCTGTCGGCCAAGATCGGCGAGAATGTCGTTATCAGAAGATTTACCAGATTCCAGCTGGGCGAAAAATCTTAA